Proteins encoded in a region of the Bacillus sp. T3 genome:
- a CDS encoding MTH1187 family thiamine-binding protein: protein MAIIDITVIPVGTSTPSVSEYVADIHKVLEQHKDTIKYELTAMSTLIEGELADLLEIVRQIHEIPFQKGLERVCTNIRIDDRRDKENTMERKLESVRSKL from the coding sequence ATGGCCATTATTGATATTACCGTGATTCCCGTTGGCACTTCGACACCAAGTGTAAGCGAATATGTCGCTGACATTCACAAGGTCCTCGAGCAGCACAAGGATACGATAAAATATGAATTAACCGCAATGAGCACGTTGATTGAAGGAGAGCTTGCGGACCTGCTTGAAATTGTTAGACAAATCCATGAGATCCCATTTCAAAAAGGATTAGAACGTGTTTGCACCAATATTCGTATCGATGATCGTCGCGACAAGGAAAATACGATGGAACGAAAGCTCGAGTCCGTAAGAAGTAAATTGTAG
- a CDS encoding metallophosphoesterase family protein produces the protein MKIAFISDIHGNAVALDAVLRELKRSEVDKIYVLGDVCYRGPEPKRSLELVRSLDTEVIKGNADEWVVRGVREGEVPPQALNMMQTERDWTVSQLDETDLDYLRGLPSDLKINLNNVAIHGFHATPESLFEIVLPDSGDDVLETRLMQGAQDAQIYVYGHIHRPYIRFINGKIVMNIGSVGLPFDGMAKASYGLVEVEDGRAKVSIQRVDYDLEKVIELYENLDYPNTAMMTEVIRNGRL, from the coding sequence ATGAAAATAGCCTTTATTTCAGATATACATGGGAATGCCGTAGCACTTGATGCAGTGCTTAGAGAGTTAAAGCGGTCGGAAGTTGACAAGATTTATGTGCTCGGGGATGTTTGTTACCGTGGTCCTGAACCGAAGCGTTCACTTGAACTGGTACGCTCATTGGATACAGAAGTGATAAAGGGGAATGCGGATGAATGGGTTGTCCGTGGTGTCCGAGAAGGAGAGGTTCCCCCTCAAGCATTGAACATGATGCAAACAGAACGTGACTGGACCGTTTCACAACTAGATGAAACCGATCTTGATTATCTTCGAGGTCTTCCTTCTGATCTAAAAATCAATCTAAATAATGTGGCAATCCATGGATTCCACGCTACACCAGAAAGCTTATTTGAGATTGTATTGCCTGATAGTGGTGATGATGTTTTGGAGACTCGCTTAATGCAGGGAGCACAAGACGCACAAATATATGTTTACGGGCATATTCATCGTCCCTATATTCGCTTTATCAACGGTAAAATTGTGATGAATATTGGCAGCGTCGGACTTCCATTCGATGGAATGGCAAAGGCTTCCTACGGTTTAGTTGAGGTTGAGGACGGGCGTGCAAAAGTGTCAATTCAAAGGGTAGATTACGATTTAGAAAAGGTAATAGAGCTTTACGAGAACCTAGATTACCCAAACACAGCAATGATGACCGAGGTAATTCGCAACGGAAGATTATAG
- a CDS encoding sulfite exporter TauE/SafE family protein — MLLILTMLMLGVLLGFIGAGGSGFIIALLVTVFNIPIHSAIGTAVPVMFFTVLTGSLSHFRDGNINLKKGIMVGLFGGVGAYFGMRLTPFINPNVLMLFTVSALTLSGILIWAKTKIVSEPNEQQEELGFLRYAAVGLGNGFISGTFGIGAAPFIQLSLLKWLHFPMRIAAGTTMLVILPIALFASIGSFQNGYFDMELFLQVALSTMIGSYIGAKLTKRLPQIFLRYGIVVTPIVSAIVLLINFL; from the coding sequence TTGTTGCTGATATTGACGATGCTGATGCTAGGAGTTTTGCTTGGTTTTATTGGTGCTGGCGGGTCTGGCTTTATTATTGCCCTTCTTGTTACGGTTTTTAATATCCCAATCCATTCTGCGATTGGAACCGCAGTTCCGGTCATGTTTTTTACAGTATTGACCGGAAGCTTGAGTCATTTTCGGGATGGAAATATAAATTTAAAGAAAGGGATTATGGTCGGGTTATTTGGTGGTGTGGGCGCTTATTTTGGAATGCGCTTGACTCCGTTTATAAATCCTAATGTGCTAATGCTGTTTACCGTTTCAGCCCTCACACTTTCAGGAATTCTAATATGGGCCAAAACGAAAATAGTTTCAGAACCTAACGAACAGCAAGAAGAATTGGGATTCCTCCGTTATGCTGCTGTAGGACTAGGGAACGGATTCATTTCGGGTACGTTCGGCATCGGTGCGGCACCGTTCATCCAACTATCCTTGTTAAAATGGCTCCATTTCCCGATGCGAATTGCAGCAGGGACAACAATGCTGGTCATTCTCCCGATTGCCCTGTTTGCATCAATTGGCTCTTTTCAAAACGGCTACTTCGATATGGAATTGTTTTTACAAGTGGCATTAAGCACGATGATCGGTTCATATATTGGTGCAAAATTAACGAAACGGCTGCCGCAAATTTTCTTGCGCTATGGCATTGTCGTAACTCCAATTGTGAGCGCAATAGTGCTGTTAATTAATTTCCTGTAA
- the aspA gene encoding aspartate ammonia-lyase: MEELFRIEKDFLGEKEVPAQAYYGVQTMRAIENFPITGYKIDEALIIAMAIVKKAAALANAEIGQLDQKVADAIAQAAQEVIDGNLHDQFIVDPIQGGAGTSINMNTNEVIANRALEIIGETKGNYKVISPNSHVNMAQSTNDAFPTAIHLSTLSTLDILLETMGDLHEEFMNKAREFDGVIKMGRTHLQDAVPIRLGQEFAAYARVLKRDIDRIEATRKHLYEVNMGATAVGTGLNADPTYIEKAVRNLAEFSGYPLTGSENLVDGTQNTDCYIEVSSALKVCMLNMSKVANDLRMMASGPRCGLGEINLPARQPGSSIMPGKVNPVMAEVLNQSAFQVVGNDLTISMASEAGQFELNVMEPVIVFNLLQSIKIMTNVFNVFRTHCLSGITANAERMAAYVHNSVGVITAINPHVGYETAASIAREAIVGSRPVREIVLERGVLTNDELDTILNPFEMTHPGISGKMLIEKKKAVKRELVMA; the protein is encoded by the coding sequence ATGGAAGAATTATTCCGGATCGAAAAGGATTTTCTAGGTGAAAAAGAGGTACCAGCCCAAGCTTATTATGGTGTACAGACGATGCGTGCAATTGAAAACTTTCCAATCACTGGATATAAAATTGATGAAGCATTAATTATTGCAATGGCAATTGTTAAGAAAGCAGCCGCATTAGCAAACGCTGAAATCGGTCAACTTGACCAAAAGGTAGCAGATGCAATCGCTCAAGCAGCCCAAGAAGTAATCGATGGTAACCTTCATGATCAATTCATCGTTGATCCAATCCAAGGCGGTGCCGGGACTTCGATTAATATGAATACAAATGAAGTCATTGCCAACCGCGCGCTTGAAATAATTGGTGAAACAAAAGGGAATTACAAAGTCATCAGTCCGAACTCGCATGTAAACATGGCGCAGTCCACAAATGATGCATTTCCAACTGCGATTCATCTTTCAACCTTATCTACTTTGGATATCCTTCTTGAAACGATGGGGGATTTGCACGAAGAATTCATGAATAAAGCTCGTGAATTCGATGGAGTTATTAAAATGGGACGGACTCATCTCCAGGATGCTGTGCCGATTCGTCTTGGTCAGGAATTCGCAGCCTATGCTCGAGTGTTAAAAAGAGATATCGACCGCATTGAAGCAACACGTAAACATTTGTACGAAGTGAATATGGGCGCAACAGCAGTAGGAACAGGATTAAATGCAGACCCTACCTACATTGAAAAAGCAGTTCGTAACCTAGCTGAATTTAGTGGCTACCCATTAACTGGCTCAGAAAATCTTGTTGATGGTACGCAAAATACAGATTGCTATATTGAAGTTTCTTCAGCTTTAAAGGTTTGTATGTTAAACATGTCAAAAGTGGCAAACGACCTTCGAATGATGGCTTCTGGTCCACGTTGTGGATTGGGCGAAATCAACCTGCCTGCACGTCAACCAGGATCATCCATCATGCCAGGTAAAGTAAATCCAGTTATGGCTGAAGTTCTGAATCAAAGTGCATTCCAGGTTGTTGGGAATGACTTAACGATCAGCATGGCATCAGAAGCAGGACAATTTGAGCTAAATGTTATGGAACCTGTTATTGTCTTCAATCTATTGCAATCTATTAAGATCATGACGAATGTCTTTAATGTATTCCGTACTCACTGCTTAAGCGGAATCACTGCAAATGCAGAAAGAATGGCTGCATATGTTCATAACAGTGTCGGCGTTATTACAGCGATTAACCCACACGTTGGTTATGAAACAGCTGCTTCGATTGCTCGTGAAGCAATTGTTGGGTCAAGACCAGTTCGTGAAATCGTGCTTGAACGCGGTGTGTTAACAAATGATGAGCTTGATACAATCCTAAATCCATTTGAAATGACGCACCCAGGTATCTCTGGAAAAATGTTAATTGAAAAGAAGAAAGCAGTTAAACGTGAGCTTGTAATGGCGTAA
- a CDS encoding ATP-binding protein, which produces MLVITCTWDLKASGQNEFAKTALKFAGEIHEIKKDNQRIYAGLSKLMAKEKMDDFMTINEIIHVIVTGNERYAVMLGKNITFTNNIWGIHPSYNTFMLLSLINNLVANAVEAIEANGEIHIDAKMDLNMLAVQVKDNGSGISPRNRTLIFTPGFTTKFDNIGQASTGIGLSYVKDTIEEFGGSITLDEPEAIYKTVFTICLPIESLLERG; this is translated from the coding sequence GTGCTGGTTATAACTTGTACCTGGGACTTAAAAGCGAGCGGCCAAAACGAATTCGCCAAAACCGCCTTAAAATTCGCCGGGGAAATTCATGAAATAAAAAAAGACAATCAGCGAATTTATGCAGGTCTTTCAAAGCTAATGGCCAAGGAAAAAATGGATGATTTTATGACTATCAACGAAATCATTCATGTTATTGTCACTGGGAACGAACGGTATGCAGTCATGCTTGGAAAAAACATTACTTTTACTAACAATATTTGGGGAATCCATCCGAGCTATAACACGTTTATGCTTCTTTCACTGATTAATAATCTTGTCGCCAATGCCGTTGAAGCGATCGAGGCGAACGGAGAAATTCATATTGATGCCAAAATGGATTTAAACATGCTCGCAGTCCAGGTAAAAGACAATGGTTCAGGAATAAGCCCGCGAAATCGAACGCTCATATTTACTCCTGGATTTACAACTAAATTTGACAATATCGGCCAGGCATCAACCGGCATTGGTTTATCCTATGTTAAAGACACGATTGAAGAATTTGGTGGTTCAATTACGTTAGACGAACCTGAAGCAATCTATAAAACAGTGTTTACAATTTGCCTTCCAATTGAGAGTTTGCTGGAGAGAGGATGA
- a CDS encoding response regulator → MNFFIVDDSAPIRAMLANIIEDDDLGIVVGEAEDGSEVYADILAAKKIDILLIDLLMPNRDGIETVREIAPSFNGKIIMISQVETKDLIGEAYSLGVEYYITKPINRFEVVNVLKKVQEHLLLKNSIQQIQNSLSGLQQLNQPVTPMMGASRSSQNETYAIIASGKNILLELGIIGESGNKDLLDLLSVMYDIEQMGNRATPSLKELYEKIVEKRLGRSVSPCELKKEIKAGEQRVRRAIHQALDHIAALGLTDYTNPKFEHYASTFFDYAQIRLKMRELEGKAGTGSTGTNPRVNIKKFIQALYMEAKTL, encoded by the coding sequence ATGAATTTTTTTATAGTGGATGATTCTGCCCCAATTCGGGCAATGCTTGCCAATATAATTGAAGATGATGACCTTGGGATTGTAGTTGGTGAAGCCGAGGATGGCTCAGAAGTTTATGCCGACATACTAGCTGCAAAGAAGATAGATATTTTGCTCATTGACCTGCTTATGCCTAATCGGGACGGAATCGAAACAGTTAGAGAAATTGCACCTTCGTTCAATGGAAAAATAATCATGATTTCACAAGTTGAAACGAAGGACTTAATTGGAGAGGCTTACTCACTTGGCGTCGAATACTACATTACGAAGCCGATTAACCGATTTGAGGTCGTCAATGTACTAAAGAAGGTACAGGAGCATCTTCTATTAAAAAATTCAATCCAGCAAATTCAAAATTCCTTAAGCGGACTGCAGCAGCTTAATCAACCTGTAACACCAATGATGGGAGCTTCGCGCTCAAGCCAGAATGAAACTTATGCAATTATTGCTTCAGGTAAAAATATTTTACTGGAGCTTGGGATCATTGGCGAAAGTGGAAACAAGGATTTACTTGATCTTCTCAGTGTTATGTACGATATCGAACAAATGGGAAATCGCGCTACTCCATCTTTAAAGGAATTATATGAGAAAATCGTAGAAAAACGATTAGGTCGCAGTGTTTCACCTTGCGAATTAAAGAAAGAAATAAAAGCAGGAGAACAACGAGTTCGCCGAGCGATCCACCAGGCGCTCGACCATATTGCAGCGCTCGGTCTGACCGATTACACAAACCCAAAATTTGAACATTACGCCTCAACCTTCTTTGACTATGCACAAATTCGTCTCAAAATGCGCGAGCTCGAGGGAAAAGCCGGGACCGGAAGCACAGGAACAAACCCCCGCGTCAACATAAAAAAATTCATCCAGGCTCTCTACATGGAAGCCAAAACACTTTAA
- the sdhA gene encoding succinate dehydrogenase flavoprotein subunit, translating to MSKGKIVIVGGGLAGLMAAIKIAEAGTKVDLFSIVPVKRSHSVCAQGGINGAVNTKGENDSPWEHFDDSVYGGDFLANQPPVKAMCEAAPKIIHMFDRMGVMFNRTPEGLLDFRRFGGTQHHRTAFAGATTGQQLLYALDEQVRRFEVEGLVTKYESWEFVSAVLDHDGVCRGITAQNLRTMEMQAFPADAVIIATGGPGLIFGKSTNSTINTGYAAARLYEQGAYYANGEFIQIHPTAIPGDDKNRLMSESARGEGGRVWTYKDGKPWYFLEEKYPAYGNLVPRDIATREIFDVCVNQKLGIDGENKVYLDLSHIDAKQLDIKLGGIMEIYEKFMGDDPRKVPMKIFPGVHYSMGGLWVDFNQKTSIPGLFAAGECDYSQHGANRLGANSLLSAVFGGMVAGPSALEYINGISKSSDGVPSSIFERQLTEDGQRYHSILSMKGNENAYLLHKELGELMTDNVTVVRENKKLAMTYDKLQDFVERYKRINIEDTAKWSNSSTSFVRQLEGMINLAQVITLGALNRNESRGAHYKPEFPDRNDEEWLKTTMAQFNPATKQPVLSYQDVDVSLIKPRKRDYTKAKKGAK from the coding sequence ATGAGCAAAGGCAAAATTGTCATAGTCGGCGGCGGATTAGCAGGTTTAATGGCTGCTATTAAAATCGCCGAAGCTGGAACAAAAGTAGATTTATTCTCAATTGTCCCAGTGAAACGTTCCCACTCCGTTTGTGCACAGGGTGGAATCAATGGTGCGGTTAATACAAAAGGGGAAAACGACTCTCCATGGGAGCATTTTGATGATTCCGTTTATGGTGGAGATTTCCTAGCAAACCAACCCCCTGTTAAAGCAATGTGCGAGGCTGCTCCTAAAATCATTCATATGTTTGACCGCATGGGCGTTATGTTCAACCGTACCCCTGAAGGATTACTAGATTTTCGCCGTTTTGGCGGAACGCAGCACCACCGCACAGCATTTGCTGGTGCGACAACTGGACAACAGCTGTTATATGCGCTAGACGAACAGGTTCGTCGATTTGAAGTAGAGGGACTCGTAACGAAATATGAGAGCTGGGAGTTTGTATCCGCAGTTCTTGATCATGATGGTGTATGCCGCGGGATTACCGCCCAAAACTTACGGACGATGGAGATGCAAGCTTTCCCAGCTGATGCCGTTATCATTGCAACTGGTGGTCCAGGGCTTATTTTTGGAAAATCAACCAATTCAACGATTAATACAGGCTATGCCGCAGCAAGATTGTATGAGCAGGGTGCTTACTATGCGAATGGTGAATTCATTCAAATCCATCCAACTGCGATTCCTGGTGACGATAAAAACCGCTTAATGAGTGAGTCAGCACGTGGAGAGGGCGGTCGTGTTTGGACTTATAAGGACGGTAAGCCATGGTACTTCCTTGAGGAAAAATATCCAGCTTACGGAAACTTAGTGCCACGCGATATTGCGACTCGTGAAATCTTTGATGTTTGTGTAAATCAAAAGCTTGGAATCGATGGAGAGAACAAAGTCTATCTTGACCTTTCCCATATTGATGCGAAGCAGTTGGATATCAAGCTTGGCGGGATTATGGAAATCTATGAAAAATTCATGGGCGATGACCCTCGCAAAGTACCGATGAAAATTTTCCCTGGAGTTCACTATTCGATGGGTGGCCTTTGGGTTGATTTTAACCAAAAAACTAGCATTCCAGGTCTGTTTGCTGCTGGTGAATGTGATTACTCTCAACATGGTGCCAACCGCCTTGGCGCTAACTCGCTCTTATCAGCTGTATTCGGTGGGATGGTTGCAGGTCCGTCCGCGCTTGAGTATATCAATGGAATCAGTAAGTCATCAGATGGAGTACCATCATCGATATTTGAACGCCAGCTAACTGAAGATGGGCAACGTTATCATTCGATTTTATCGATGAAAGGGAATGAAAATGCGTATTTGCTTCATAAGGAGCTTGGCGAGCTGATGACCGATAATGTAACGGTTGTGCGCGAGAACAAGAAGCTTGCGATGACGTACGATAAGCTTCAGGATTTCGTTGAACGCTACAAGCGCATTAATATTGAGGATACAGCTAAATGGAGCAATTCAAGTACATCGTTTGTGCGTCAGCTTGAAGGAATGATTAATTTGGCACAGGTGATAACACTTGGGGCACTTAATCGTAATGAAAGCCGCGGAGCGCACTATAAGCCTGAATTCCCGGATCGTAATGATGAAGAATGGTTGAAAACAACGATGGCCCAATTTAATCCAGCAACAAAACAGCCTGTGCTATCATACCAGGATGTTGATGTTTCACTAATTAAGCCGCGGAAACGGGATTACACGAAAGCTAAGAAAGGAGCGAAGTGA
- a CDS encoding TVP38/TMEM64 family protein, with product MAVLLSGDTDAVKGLSHGSLFLILMLTLLLMTVQNLFTIIPLILLISINVSLFGFTGGYLWSWLGSVAGAVVSFYMTRYWFQNFFSKYVNEKWETKMEENGFWFVFFGRVMPFIPTSVVNIAAGISSIRFLKFFYATALGNLIYFFFLSAISLGILSIPWENGIYAGIAALALIIFLVIKKRKHGEVSLVSLQTSDHVEVVESVESSEQI from the coding sequence ATGGCTGTCTTGTTATCGGGCGATACTGACGCAGTAAAAGGATTATCTCATGGCAGTCTATTCCTTATTCTAATGCTTACTCTTCTCCTCATGACCGTCCAAAATCTGTTTACGATCATTCCTCTTATTTTATTAATCTCGATTAATGTTTCTCTGTTTGGATTTACAGGAGGATACCTGTGGAGCTGGCTCGGCAGTGTTGCTGGTGCAGTGGTTTCATTTTATATGACACGATATTGGTTTCAGAATTTCTTTTCAAAGTACGTCAATGAAAAATGGGAAACAAAAATGGAGGAAAATGGGTTTTGGTTCGTTTTCTTTGGCCGAGTCATGCCGTTCATTCCGACAAGTGTAGTCAATATTGCAGCGGGCATTAGCTCTATTCGCTTCCTAAAATTTTTCTACGCTACCGCACTTGGCAACCTAATATACTTCTTCTTTCTTTCAGCTATTTCGCTCGGAATACTTTCTATCCCATGGGAAAATGGCATTTATGCAGGAATCGCTGCTCTAGCTCTAATCATTTTTCTTGTCATCAAGAAAAGGAAGCATGGGGAAGTTTCGCTTGTTTCCCTCCAAACAAGTGATCATGTGGAAGTTGTCGAATCAGTTGAAAGCAGTGAACAAATATAA
- a CDS encoding molecular chaperone GrpE, which yields MDYVFEKKAKLVGKIGSGKLWLLNITDDWIHDQYGDSHIYYGTIHSSKQAFHPVSTSITGYFQDEDTKGWIKVKDGVAILAEENPENSWKTNINEFVKISIKAGCTGKLSLES from the coding sequence ATGGATTATGTGTTTGAGAAGAAGGCTAAGTTAGTTGGGAAGATTGGTAGTGGAAAGCTGTGGTTGTTAAATATTACGGATGACTGGATTCATGATCAATATGGCGATAGCCATATTTATTACGGAACGATTCATTCAAGTAAGCAAGCCTTTCACCCCGTTTCAACCTCGATCACTGGCTATTTTCAGGACGAAGACACAAAAGGGTGGATAAAGGTCAAGGATGGTGTCGCCATTCTCGCCGAAGAAAACCCTGAAAACTCCTGGAAGACTAATATAAATGAGTTTGTCAAAATCTCGATAAAAGCAGGGTGTACCGGAAAGTTAAGTTTGGAAAGTTAA
- a CDS encoding fructose-6-phosphate aldolase encodes MRLYIDSADVEKIKYLTKYYPIAGVTTNPSIIVKENRPYLELLKEIRAAIGDEKELFVQVIGDTAEEMVEEAKYIRHQLSGKVVMKIPVTEEGIRAIKLLTEENIPTLATTIYTSFQALIAAMAGAQYVAPYVNRMDNLTIDGVKVVAEIAELFKNYHLTTDIIAASFKNVQQVHDVCLAGAQTVTVGPDLIEKFVAFPATETDVRVFKSEWQKAFGEDKASLID; translated from the coding sequence ATGAGACTTTATATTGATTCTGCAGATGTGGAAAAAATTAAATATTTAACAAAATATTATCCAATTGCAGGCGTAACGACGAATCCGTCGATTATCGTCAAGGAGAACCGGCCGTATTTAGAGCTTCTTAAGGAAATACGAGCAGCAATTGGTGACGAAAAGGAACTATTCGTACAGGTAATAGGTGATACAGCTGAGGAAATGGTCGAGGAAGCAAAGTATATTCGCCATCAGCTGTCTGGAAAAGTGGTCATGAAAATCCCAGTTACAGAAGAGGGAATTCGGGCGATTAAGCTGTTAACAGAGGAAAATATTCCAACATTGGCAACAACGATTTATACTTCTTTTCAAGCGCTAATTGCTGCAATGGCAGGTGCGCAATATGTAGCTCCATATGTAAACCGGATGGACAATTTAACTATTGATGGTGTAAAAGTTGTCGCGGAGATTGCCGAGCTTTTCAAAAACTACCATCTGACGACTGATATTATTGCCGCAAGTTTCAAAAATGTCCAACAGGTTCATGATGTTTGTCTCGCAGGTGCTCAAACCGTAACAGTAGGACCTGACTTAATCGAAAAGTTTGTTGCTTTCCCAGCAACCGAAACTGATGTTCGCGTGTTTAAATCAGAGTGGCAAAAGGCATTCGGTGAAGATAAAGCTAGTTTAATTGATTAA
- a CDS encoding cytochrome c: MKKIVILVLGMLFLLSGCGNDSADEPKDAEGLYNKSCVGCHGADLKGASGPALTNLKDKYSEEELHTLIMEGKGMMPGNLLSDEETQLMVDWLMTK; this comes from the coding sequence ATGAAAAAAATCGTAATATTAGTCTTAGGAATGCTCTTCCTGTTAAGTGGTTGCGGCAATGATTCAGCTGATGAACCGAAGGATGCAGAAGGTCTTTATAACAAAAGCTGTGTTGGGTGTCACGGTGCGGACCTTAAGGGTGCATCGGGGCCAGCGTTAACAAATTTGAAAGATAAATATAGCGAGGAAGAATTACATACACTCATTATGGAAGGGAAGGGCATGATGCCCGGCAACCTCTTATCCGATGAGGAAACACAGCTTATGGTAGATTGGCTGATGACAAAATAA
- a CDS encoding succinate dehydrogenase cytochrome b558 subunit produces MERGKNQHLYRKLHSLSGIIPVGVFLMVHLFVNYTVTWGMDAYNTAAGVMGNLPFKVFLEAFIIFIPLYFHAIYGIYIAFQAKHNVGRYNYFRNWKFYLQRITGIITLIFVTWHIWETKVQVEFFGAEANFDLMAGIVDNPLSLALYIIGIVGSIFHFANGVWTFLITWGITVTPKSQKLFQYITLGLFVVLSIIGIRAILAFA; encoded by the coding sequence ATGGAGCGAGGAAAAAACCAGCATTTATACCGAAAGCTACACTCCCTGTCAGGAATCATCCCAGTTGGGGTGTTCCTGATGGTTCATTTATTTGTGAACTACACGGTAACGTGGGGGATGGACGCATACAACACCGCCGCAGGAGTAATGGGGAATCTACCATTTAAAGTTTTCCTAGAGGCGTTCATTATTTTTATTCCGCTATATTTTCACGCAATTTATGGAATCTATATCGCATTTCAAGCAAAACACAATGTCGGTCGCTATAACTATTTTAGAAACTGGAAATTTTACCTACAACGAATAACTGGAATTATTACTCTTATATTTGTGACGTGGCATATTTGGGAAACGAAGGTTCAGGTTGAGTTTTTTGGAGCAGAAGCGAACTTTGATTTGATGGCCGGTATCGTTGACAATCCACTGTCATTGGCCCTATACATCATCGGAATTGTCGGATCAATCTTCCATTTTGCTAATGGAGTTTGGACATTCTTGATTACGTGGGGAATTACCGTGACTCCGAAATCACAAAAGCTATTCCAATACATTACGCTTGGTCTATTTGTCGTGTTATCGATTATCGGGATCCGTGCGATTTTAGCATTTGCTTAA
- a CDS encoding endospore germination permease, protein MLENGKISHVQFSVLVMMYLIGSSVLLLPSAFAAKAKQDAWLAAIVGVIVGVLLVLLYNALGSTFPKMTLAEYCEKILGKWLGKLVSLSFSAYFFLISALVLRNIGDFMVTHILDATPIQFIEIFFLAIVLFGLYYGLEAYSRTSEMLFPWVILFFLILILLILPQIELVNIQPIYESGMKSIINGALPFIGTPCMELVVFLMLFPFVHGTKDAKRSFIIGYLFGGIILIIISLVTILVIGYRTTTNVIYPTFLLATRINIGGFIQRIEASLAILWFITIFFKLTICFYASSLSLAQTLRLKKYQFLFFPFSMIMIVLSLIAYPNSAYFLSVIGSIWTPFASVYGLILPALLLIIGKLRKLGDNPSTSVGEKITRTVLKRSKKGVCMFFYTLLFHEGKRGSLV, encoded by the coding sequence ATGCTAGAAAATGGAAAAATATCTCATGTGCAATTTTCAGTATTAGTGATGATGTATCTAATTGGAAGCTCTGTTTTATTATTGCCATCCGCTTTTGCTGCTAAAGCGAAGCAGGATGCTTGGCTCGCTGCCATTGTGGGTGTTATTGTAGGGGTTTTGCTTGTATTGCTATACAATGCATTAGGGAGTACTTTTCCAAAGATGACCTTAGCGGAATATTGCGAGAAAATCCTCGGAAAGTGGTTAGGAAAGTTAGTATCCCTCTCTTTTTCAGCCTATTTCTTCCTTATTTCTGCACTTGTCCTACGAAATATAGGAGATTTCATGGTCACTCATATATTGGATGCCACGCCGATTCAGTTTATTGAGATCTTTTTTTTAGCCATCGTTCTTTTTGGGCTCTATTATGGACTAGAAGCGTATTCACGTACTTCAGAGATGTTATTTCCATGGGTGATCTTATTTTTTTTAATTCTCATCCTCTTAATTCTTCCACAAATTGAGCTAGTAAATATTCAGCCAATCTATGAAAGTGGCATGAAATCAATCATCAATGGTGCTCTCCCATTTATCGGAACTCCATGTATGGAGCTTGTCGTGTTTTTAATGCTATTTCCTTTTGTCCACGGAACAAAGGATGCTAAGCGTTCCTTTATAATTGGTTATTTGTTTGGGGGAATCATTCTTATAATCATTTCCCTAGTAACCATACTAGTGATCGGATATAGAACAACAACAAACGTCATCTACCCCACTTTTCTTTTAGCAACAAGGATTAATATAGGCGGTTTCATTCAAAGAATCGAGGCCAGCCTTGCCATATTATGGTTTATCACAATCTTTTTTAAACTGACCATTTGTTTTTATGCATCTTCCTTGAGCTTAGCGCAAACATTAAGGCTAAAAAAATATCAATTTTTATTTTTTCCATTCTCCATGATCATGATTGTTCTTTCATTAATAGCCTATCCGAATTCAGCCTACTTTCTGTCCGTTATTGGGTCAATTTGGACACCCTTTGCCTCCGTTTATGGGTTAATTCTTCCTGCATTATTATTAATCATTGGCAAACTGAGGAAGCTGGGAGACAATCCTTCCACATCTGTTGGGGAGAAAATTACCAGAACAGTTCTGAAAAGGAGTAAGAAAGGAGTGTGTATGTTTTTTTACACACTCCTTTTTCACGAGGGAAAAAGAGGCTCACTTGTTTAA